The following are encoded together in the Drosophila takahashii strain IR98-3 E-12201 chromosome X, DtakHiC1v2, whole genome shotgun sequence genome:
- the LOC108069584 gene encoding N(G),N(G)-dimethylarginine dimethylaminohydrolase 1 yields the protein MSPKYTHAIVARISDALLENGEFDVQLAKQQHEQYCTLLRSIGLDVIELPPDDQLPEGVFVENSAVICNGVALIGRSEHAKRRREAESMAIILKKELDIPVIEIEDPHAQLDGGDVLFTGREFFIGISGFTNEEGARAVAMAFPEYPVTPIRVNGAKRLKYYVTMAGPDVLAVSSSVTCQDIVKRMERVGSFTYQKLTLPEESAANMLYINGTIVHRSPTEIPEAYKTLKEKIDIPTRNINISEFSQYSSGLTSSCLLLRRWKSIRSL from the exons ATGTCGCCCAAATACACACATGCGATTGTGGCCAG AATCTCGGATGCCCTGCTGGAGAACGGGGAGTTCGACGTGCAGCTGGCGAAGCAGCAGCACGAGCAGTACTGCACCCTCCTGAGGAGCATTGGCCTGGACGTGATCGAACTGCCGCCGGATGACCAGCTGCCCGAGGGCGTCTTCGTGGAGAACAGCGCGGTGATCTGCAATGGAGTGGCCCTGATTGGCAGATCGGAGCATGCCAAGCGGCGACGCGAGGCCGAGAGCATGGCCATTATACTCAAAAAGGAGCTAGACATTCCGGTCATCGAGATTGAGGATCCGCATGCGCAACTCGATGGCGGAGATGTGCTTTTTACGG GACGCGAATTCTTTATTGGAATCTCTGGCTTTACCAACGAGGAGGGCGCCAGGGCGGTGGCCATGGCCTTTCCCGAGTATCCAGTGACGCCGATTCGG GTAAACGGTGCCAAGAGGCTGAAGTACTACGTGACCATGGCGGGACCGGATGTGCTGGCCGTCAGCAGCAGCGTCACCTGCCAGGACATCGTGAAGCGGATGGAGCGGGTGGGCAGCTTCACCTACCAGAAGCTGACTTTGCCCGAGGAGAGCGCGGCCAATATGCTGTACATCAACGGAACGATTGTGCACAGATCGCCGACGGAGATTCCAGAAGCCTACAAG ACTTTAAAAGAGAAAATCGACATTCCAACACGCAACATAAACATTAGCGAATTTAGCCAATATTCCAGCGGACTGACCTCGTCGTGTTTGCTGCTGCGACGCTGGAAGTCCATCCGGAGTCTGTGA
- the LOC108069589 gene encoding pre-mRNA-splicing factor 38B isoform X1 — MDEDYSASSSAGGGGGGGGGGKKAGVGKQHNTLPFWGNETSMNLNPLILANIQSSSYFKVHLFKLKTYHEVVDEIYYQVKHMEPWERGSRKTSGQTGMCGGVRGVGAGGIVSTAYCLLYKLYTLRLTRKQINGLLNHTDSAYIRALGFMYLRYTQPPSDLYDWYEDYLQDEEEIDVKAGGGQVLTIGQMVYQFMTKLDWFSTLFPRIPVPIQKQIEKKIEQYCREQGLTVNQLSSGRSAGGQGAGGGGTGAAGQDADYQEYQDGGAGMDRGGGRGGGHAAAASNARPNAYPPPMNYRNDHDDRDYYAAASGSSYARGRGGYEDYPPAPLPPQMPYGSGGERERERDRVRDKEKDYDRHRSKHKKKHKHRQSSRSRSRSRSRSRHRSERHDRKRDGGGYERSSKSRHNEHYEERERRHR; from the exons ATGGACGAGG ATTATTCGGCGTCATCTTCGgccggcggtggcggcggcggtggaggcGGTGGAAAGAAGGCCGGCGTGGGCAAGCAGCACAACACGCTGCCCTTCTGGGGCAACGAGACCTCGATGAACCTGAATCCCCTGATCCTGGCCAACATCCAGAGCTCCAGCTACTTCAAAG TTCACTTGTTCAAGCTGAAAACCTACCACGAAGTGGTCGACGAGATCTACTACCAGGTGAAGCACATGGAGCCCTGGGAGCGCGGATCCCGCAAGACGTCCGGCCAGACGGGCATGTGCGGCGGA GTGCGCGGCGTCGGCGCCGGCGGCATTGTGTCCACGGCCTACTGCCTGCTCTACAAGCTGTACACGCTGCGGCTGACCCGGAAGCAGATCAACGGGCTGCTCAACCACACAGACTCGGCCTACATCCGGGCACTAG GCTTCATGTACTTGCGCTATACGCAACCGCCGAGCGACCTATACGACTGGTATGAGGACTATCtgcaggacgaggaggagatcGACGTGAAGGCGGGCGGCGGCCAG GTCCTAACCATCGGCCAGATGGTCTACCAGTTTATGACCAAGCTGGACTGGTTCTCCACGCTCTTTCCGCGCATCCCCGTGCCGATTCAGAAGCAGATCGAGAAGAAGATCGAGCAGTACTGCAGGGAGCAGGGTCTGACTGTCAACCAGCTGAGCTCGGGCCGATCGGCGGGGGGTCAGGGTGCCGGTGGAGGTGGCACCGGGGCCGCTGGCCAGGATGCCGACTACCAGGAGTACCAGGATGGAGGTGCGGGCATGGATCGTGGAGGAGGTCGTGGCGGTGGACATGCCGCGGCGGCCTCCAATGCCCGGCCAAATGCCTACCCGCCGCCGATGAACTATCGCAACGATCACGACGATCGTGACTACTATGCCGCCGCCTCGGGCTCCTCCTACGCCCGGGGTCGCGGCGGCTACGAGGACTACCCACCGGCACCACTGCCGCCACAGATGCCTTACGGTTCGGGCGGGGAGCGCGAGAGGGAGAGGGATCGGGTGCGGGACAAGGAGAAGGACTACGACCGCCACCGCAGCAAGCACAAGAAGAAGCACAAGCACAGGCAGAGCTCGCGCAGTCGCAGCAGAAGCCGCAGCCGGAGTCGCCACCGCTCCGAGCGCCACGATCGCAAGCGGGACGGAGGTGGCTACGAGCGGAGCAGCAAGAGCCGGCACAACGAACACTATGAAGAGCGGGAGCGACGTCATCGGTGA
- the LOC108069589 gene encoding pre-mRNA-splicing factor 38B isoform X2, with amino-acid sequence MYLRYTQPPSDLYDWYEDYLQDEEEIDVKAGGGQVLTIGQMVYQFMTKLDWFSTLFPRIPVPIQKQIEKKIEQYCREQGLTVNQLSSGRSAGGQGAGGGGTGAAGQDADYQEYQDGGAGMDRGGGRGGGHAAAASNARPNAYPPPMNYRNDHDDRDYYAAASGSSYARGRGGYEDYPPAPLPPQMPYGSGGERERERDRVRDKEKDYDRHRSKHKKKHKHRQSSRSRSRSRSRSRHRSERHDRKRDGGGYERSSKSRHNEHYEERERRHR; translated from the exons ATGTACTTGCGCTATACGCAACCGCCGAGCGACCTATACGACTGGTATGAGGACTATCtgcaggacgaggaggagatcGACGTGAAGGCGGGCGGCGGCCAG GTCCTAACCATCGGCCAGATGGTCTACCAGTTTATGACCAAGCTGGACTGGTTCTCCACGCTCTTTCCGCGCATCCCCGTGCCGATTCAGAAGCAGATCGAGAAGAAGATCGAGCAGTACTGCAGGGAGCAGGGTCTGACTGTCAACCAGCTGAGCTCGGGCCGATCGGCGGGGGGTCAGGGTGCCGGTGGAGGTGGCACCGGGGCCGCTGGCCAGGATGCCGACTACCAGGAGTACCAGGATGGAGGTGCGGGCATGGATCGTGGAGGAGGTCGTGGCGGTGGACATGCCGCGGCGGCCTCCAATGCCCGGCCAAATGCCTACCCGCCGCCGATGAACTATCGCAACGATCACGACGATCGTGACTACTATGCCGCCGCCTCGGGCTCCTCCTACGCCCGGGGTCGCGGCGGCTACGAGGACTACCCACCGGCACCACTGCCGCCACAGATGCCTTACGGTTCGGGCGGGGAGCGCGAGAGGGAGAGGGATCGGGTGCGGGACAAGGAGAAGGACTACGACCGCCACCGCAGCAAGCACAAGAAGAAGCACAAGCACAGGCAGAGCTCGCGCAGTCGCAGCAGAAGCCGCAGCCGGAGTCGCCACCGCTCCGAGCGCCACGATCGCAAGCGGGACGGAGGTGGCTACGAGCGGAGCAGCAAGAGCCGGCACAACGAACACTATGAAGAGCGGGAGCGACGTCATCGGTGA